From a single Leopardus geoffroyi isolate Oge1 chromosome E1, O.geoffroyi_Oge1_pat1.0, whole genome shotgun sequence genomic region:
- the LOC123604220 gene encoding basic proline-rich protein-like: MATGAGCPAPPRPPRREAPDPSRRRRPAGRGLSGRTPRSRPRRGQDGPRRDQGSKCHPRALTPPRPLRTRRRRLAPGLHVSSPGPCLLGRGGPWTRPARRAAVRGLGAHASGAPDRDVTPEGPVSPGPGRAGAPRALGPFPARSRGLRTGPGADARVGAPRRPPARPISPTHGPHRPRRPASHAVPHARPRVPHAQVGSPPPTPGALTKLPSRPGAGRVSPRVPTPRAAALRAPAHTQPRATRAPRRSRPHATHRPRGGPPVTSRTPTPHKAVTPRTPTSRPAARSAPEPASVPHPASAPDASRRPHPGSAPRSPRAPALRAHLGARAHSGVLGLALRLRGPQARAAMGVRARRPGRPAARQEGGWAAAPPPRAGARAAGRAACSARLSPSPPPRSPTRLSEPSRGGGGARGRGEPAARGAGPGRAPGRACLVSAGAAGKCDPLRTGRASGRAAGDARGEKESESGRKKLPGRPGCARSRPRAPGQAPTLAPPSAVTVTSSLQGGKHF; this comes from the exons GCCCCCGGCGCGACCAAGGCTCCAAATGTCACCCCCGCGCCCTGACACCCCCTCGCCCCCTCCGCACTCGGCGACGCCGCCTGGCGCCCGGCCTCCACGTCTCCTCCCCGGGCCCCTGCCTCCTAGGGCGCGGGGGGCCGTGGACCCGGCCGGCTCGCCGCGCCGCTGTCCGGGGACTCGGGGCTCACGCGTCCGGTGCCCCCGACCGTGACGTCACCCCCGAAGGGCCCGTGAGCCCGGGGCCTGGCCGCGCCGGAGCTCCCCGGGCCTTAGGGCCGTTTCCTGCCCGGTCGCGGGGCCTGCGCACAGGCCCGGGCGCCGATGCCCGCGTGGGGGCACCGCGGAGACCCCCGGCGCGCCCCATCTCCCCCACGCACGGCCCTCACCGCCCCCGGCGCCCTGCCTCCCACGCCGTGCCGCACGCCAGGCCCCGAGTCCCACACGCTCAAGtcggctccccgccccccaccccgggcgcaCTCACAAAgctcccctcccgccccggcGCCGGGCGAGTGTCCCCCCGCGTCCCCACGCCCCGCGCGGCAGCACTCCGCGCCCCGGCGCACACACAGCCCCGGGCCACACGCGCCCCTCGCCGCTCGCGCCCCCACGCCACGCACCGTCCCCGCGGCGGCCCTCCGGTGACCTCGCGCACCCCCACACCACACAAAGCGGTGACCCCGCGGACCCCCACATCGCGGCCCGCGGCGCGCTCGGCCCCCGAGCCCGCCTCCGTTCCTCACCCTGCCTCGGCTCCCGACGCCTcgcgccgcccccaccccggcagcGCCCCCCGCAGCCCCCGCGCCCCAGCGCTCCGTGCTCACCTCGGCGCCCGCGCTCACTCGGGGGTCCTGGGTCTCGCGCTGCGACTTCGCGGCCCGCAGGCCCGGGCGGCCATGGGGGTCAGGGCGCGGCGGCCCGGCCGGCCGGCggccaggcaggaaggagggtgggCCGCGGCGCCCCCTCCTCGCGCCGGCGCTCGGGCGGCGGGCAGGGCGGCCTGCTCGGCTCGCCTCTCGCCCTCGCCGCCGCCTCGCTCTCCGACTCGACTCTCCGAGCCCAGCCGCGGCGGGGGCGGCGCCCGGGGGCGCGGGGAGCCGGCGGCGCGGGGAGCGGGCCCTGGCCGCGCACCCGGCCGGGCCTGCCTGGTGTCCGCGGGTGCCGCGGGGAAATGCGATCCCCTCCGCACAGGAAGAGCgagcgggcgggcggcgggcgacGCGCGGGGGGAGAAGGAGAGCGAGAGCGGGAGGAAAAAACTTCCCGGGCGGCCTGGCTGTGCTCGCTCGAGGCCCCGGGCGCCAG GCCAGGCTCCCACCCTCGCCCCACCATCAGCCGTCACCGTGACCTCCTCTTTACAGGGTGGGAAACATTTTTGA